CTATTGGCATGAGAGTCAGATGCTGGACGAGTTGCACGGCTGTGGCGAAATCCGGGCTGACCTTTATACACCTGCCGCATATGATTCTCCCGCAGCATGATACCGTCCGATCCTCGGGGATCTTCTCTGGTGGCGGTGTGTTCTGCGGTTGTAGGATAGTTGCGCACGTTGAACAAGACTCCATGTCGACTAGGAGATGTAGGAATCTTGGCGGTCGTGTGAGTTGGTTATGACggaagatggtgttgacgaaGCTGTGAAGGTCTCATGACCAATCACGTCATGATTTGGCCATCCATTTCGATGGTTATGCTGGTTGCCTGTTGGCTGTTACAGGTGTGGGCTTGCTTTTCGCATATATTGACAAGTAGAGAATTTGGATCTTAAGGGTAATCTATCAATACAGTAAAGGGCAGTTTCAAAGACGCACAAAGTTCATCTTGATGATATGACCTGCGAGCTTGTGTGCTCAAGAATGATGGGAGTCGCAGATATTTGACCCACCAAGAGTCGCCTTGTATCGCAAATCCTGCGGTTCTAGAAGACAAtatgttagtgtatacttggcCATAGTGATGCCAAGAGCAGGATTTCGAGATGCAAAGCAATCATATCTTAATAATTATATGTAGGTACAAAAGTTTGCCCGGCTTCTGTGTTTTATAAACTCTTTTACGGAGATTTCATTATTTATTGCACAAAACTTACTGATGAATGCGACTCACTTGCTACAATGTTCCAATTTCGGACCCTTAGCTATGTTGAACAGGGTCGTTGGTGGAGCCAAGACCCGGAGCTGTTGCGCCACCTCTTGCGCCTTGCCATCAAGCTTTCCAACAACATTTCCTCCAAAGACAGTACAGACAACCTCGTGGTTCAAAGGCACTGGCAATCGCCAAGGCATAGCTTCGCCATCGACGTCGAGTTCATCAAATCATTCAAAAAGGCGACCATCCTTCCCCAAGCGGGCTGTCTACGCGATGAGTAAACCGTTAGCCTTCGGGCTCAACTTATCAAAAAAGCCGGGCGCAACGAAACCGAAATCAGCGCCATTCAAAAAGAAGTCTGCATTCGGAGATGACAATGATTCCGATAACGAAGGCCCAAGTACTGGCGAGAAATTGGAACAAATTGGTGGCGACCTCGACGATTTTACAACAGCAGCGCACGGCGCTGATTCGCGAAAGGCTTCAAAACAAAAGTCCGGCACATCCACACAACCGCCAAAGCTGAAACCAAAAACTCAACCGAATGTCATGTTTGGCGATCTGTCGACCTCGCTAGCTTCGAGAAAAAACGCCGAAGCAGCCACAGAACTGGACTCGAGTGTGTACGAATACGATTCCGTGTACGATTCATTAAAACCGAAAAAGGAAGACGTAAAGGAAGACGTGGAGCGCAAACCCAAATACATGAAGAGCCTTCTACAAGCGGCTGAAGTTCGTAAGCGGGATGCGCTAATCGCGGAGGAGAAAAAGATTGCCAGAGAGCGAGAGGCAGAAGGAGATGAATTTGCagacaaggagaagtttGTGACGGAGGCATAcaaaaagcaacaagaagaaaatagGAGATtagaagaggaagagaagcgaAGAGAGGAAGCagaggccaagaagaacgagGGCGGTGGTATGTCGGCATTTTACAGGAAACTTctcgacaaggacgaggcGAGACACACCGAAATCGTAAAAGCGGCTGcggaaaaggccaaggaagGACCTGTGGTGGAACAGGATGAGAGTGTAGAGAATGACAAAGAAAAGGCAGAGGCGGATTTGGTTCGCGAGATGAATGAACAGGGTGCATCTGTTGCTGTTAACGAAGATGGCCAAGTTGTGGACAAACGACAACTTCTGCGAGGCGGGCTGAACGTAGgtgccaagaagaaggaggaagcTCGCAAAGAAGCTGAACGGCCCAGAGAACCAGAGAGGAGACCCATGAATGGTGCGCAATTTGGAAGAAAGCAGGCAATGAGGGAGCGTCAAACGCGCATGATGgaagagcagctggagcagTCGCTTAAGCGGTCGAGAGAAGCTGAAGAGTCACAGCGTCAAGAGGTTGAGCGCGCATCGAAGAGCCAGAAGACAGAAGGCGAAATTTCCAGTGCAAAGGAACGATATCTTGCCAGGAAACGGGCGGCCGAGGAAGCGAAGAAACAGGCGGGAGGGGAATAGACTACATCAAGATACCCAGCAATATGATCACGGCGAACGCTGCTCTGGCCACAAATTCTTTTGACTTTGCGAAACGAAAATGAGTGTGGGTGACTCTCCACAGAGATCACTAGGTCTATTATTCATGCCTTTTCCATGTATCCCTTTCTTTAAATTATACAAAATCCCGGGCTGTGAAGCGTATCGGGGATGACATCTGATTGCTCCTCCCACGCCACAGCCACCATAGCATAATATACAGCTTCAAGCTCCGTCGTAGATATTCGATCCAATCGAAGGGTCAACGTGGCAGGTTTAATGACTGGGGTTGTTCTGCTCCTGGCGTATTCTGTTGATATATGCGGCGTTGACTTGGTTCCAAGCGGCCATGTATTTCTCCATGCATGTGGTCATGCAGGTCTGTTCGCCGCTTGACAACGAGCTACCGGGCTTGGGGACACATTTTTCGAAGCAATTCTCTTGGAGTTTCTAAAAGAAGGAGCGGGTTAGTCAGTGCCCATCAATGCGTAAGGAACAAAAGCTAGTGACTCGTGCGACTATGATGTTCGCATACCTCAATAAGGACTCGCGCATTTGCCAGGTTAGCCTCAGCAAGGACCTGCTTCATGACTGACTGCTTAACCGAACTGGAATCCATTGTGGCAacttggtgtctggtgtgtatGTCGGGGTAGAATATTGCGAAGCAGCCGTGCCAATTGATGACGATCTTGAAAAAAGCTTGGAGCAAGTTTGGTCGTCGCAAACAAGGCTGTCAGTCACACAGAGATCCCGAAAATGCTGCAATTGTGGCTAGTGCCCATGCATACCAGCCACACTGGTCACTGTCAGACACGAGAGCTGTGGCGCTGCATAACAGGGGATGGCCTTCACAATACAATCGTCACACGCTaaggctggctgggcctgGGCCGAACCCCAGGTTCCATGTTCCTTTTTGGCCCCGTTTGGAAGAGGACAGCTGTGTGCTAGCTTTCCAGTCTCGTATTTTGGTCAACGCTCACCATCCCCAAACTCTCAAACGTCGAGGGAGACAGATACCCGGCGCGCCTCGTTTTGGACAAGTTCTCGACGGCTGTCCGATCattcctttcctttttttgtATTTCATTTCGTTGTCTCCGGTTTTCGAGTTGCCTTTCCACCTTTGGAGGCACGATTCACAATGCGGTTGTCCTCAGTGCCCGCCGCTCTCCTGGCGGCCCTTGCAGGGACTGCACAGGCAGAACATGATGCGTCCGACCTGAAGAGCATCTCGGTGTGTATAGGGAATGAATTCGTTGTCAAGTTAAACTTGGACTAATATGATTGGGTGACAGCTGCGAACACACAGCATTCAGCAGGTCAGTTGGCCACAGCCGAGACGAGAGAGGCAACATGTCATAACAGACAAGCACACTGACACTAGGCATTGACTCACAGCCCTACCTCGATTCGGATATGCAGAGCCGTTGGTTCGATTTTGGAGGAGATACTATTGTTCGAACCGACTCGTACGTTACCCGATGCCCGTATAAGAACCGAAACTAAAAAGTGTTGATAGTTACATTCGCTTAACATCCGATCTTCCCTCTCAATCTGGCTGGCTGTTTTCTCGTGTGCCTCTAACCGCAACCAACTGGGAGGTCGAGGTTGAATTCCAGATCTCAGGAAAGAACCAGCTCTATGGCGATGGCCTCGCCATGTGGATCACCAAGCAGCGCGGTCAACAGGGCTCCGTCTTTGGAGCTGCCGATCGATTCGAGGGTCTGGGGATCTTCGTCGACACATACAAGAACAACCGACCCGGAGTTGTGTTCCCCTACGTCATGGCCATGTACGGCGATGGTCACCGCTCCTACAACAAGAACGACGATGGCAAGGAGACCGAGTTGGCCGGTTGCTCAGCTCGTGGCATTCGACATGCCAGTGTCCCTACCAAGATGCGCCTCACTTACATTCAGGACAAGCAGCTTAAGCTCGACCTCCAGTacaaggaggaagacgagtGGACGTCTTGCTTCGAGGTCGACAATCCTCCTCAGATCCCTAACATCGCCTACCTCGGATTCAGTGCGGAAACTGGTGAACTCAGCGATAACCACGACATTATCTCCGTCTCTACTAAGAATTTGTACAACAGCCCTGGCAGCACGACCAACCGAGCGGGAGCCAGCAAGGGCCAAAAAGTCAAGAGCCACGTTGTCAAGGAGGGCGGTAGCTGGACCTGGTTCTTCACCAAGATTATCCtgttcttctttgctgttggcggtGCATACGTGGGCTACACAGCTTACCGTACCAAGAGCAAGAGCCACAGATTTTAAAGGAATATTTCGATGATGCTTGACTCGTCCAATAGTGATGGACGACTGTTGTGAGGAAAGCGGCAATGTTGTGGTGTGTAGGAAATGGTGTTGCGTTTTtcatggacatgatgaagttCGACACGGGTTATCAAAAAAGAGAATATCACTTGCATGGGCTGGCAATATAATTTCCtttgtggttggttggttgctGCTCCATCTACATGAATGTATCAAGCCAATGGCTTTTCTATGTGAAAAAAGTAGTGTAAGAGCTTGAGATGGTTGATCTACGGgatggagtttgaagagTAGCGCCATTGTATCCACTTGCTTTCCTATGTTTTAGTTGATTAATGGACGTTGATGTTAAAGAAATTACTCGgatgccaaaagccaaaaATTATACGGAATTCTCGGCCGGAAACTGGGGATTGAGTTCGAGTCTGGGGGTGGCGGCGCGGAGTAGATTCCTAGTGTCATCCTAATGCGGACAGGTTCGGCGAGATGGAAAGCTTCAGTTTTAACCAGCCGCTTTGGTGATGGGGGACGGTGGAGCGGGATCATAGTGTATGGTCTTCCATAGTGGCCTTGGGGTTTGGCTGTGTTGGTATGTTGGACAATCGGTGGTGAGATGTGACGATTGTGTTGTTGAATGCTATGTTGGCCAAGTGCAAGTTCAATACGTCAGTTGCCGATATCGAATCTGGATTAGGGGTGAAGTTCTTTGAAACATATATGATCCTCTGATATTCAGGGTGGGATTATTCGCACTTTCGAACCCGCGGGATACTGTATTGGGATGCTGTCGTATGAGTAATTGTGTTGGATCTGATGTCGAGGTCAAAGATGGTAGGTGACAGGGAAGGAGCTGCTCTGCCCCACCTCAAACTGCCTGTCAGCTCTGAGCATCCtcaaacaaaccagacccaagcAGACCTGACTTCTTTGTACGGTGACTTTTGGCAGTGCACGCTCCCTtaacccccccccccccagGAGCAAGAAAGGGCTGAAATTGACTCAATTGGAAACCAGGGTAATAAATAAAGCTACCTGGAGAATAAAATGACAGAACTCCGTGTTGTTAAAGGAATCCAGGTCACAATGGCTTGTCATAGGGTAGGATGCGCATCCTTTGGCCAGACACTTGTCAATAGCCCGCATTCAGGATGTGCGCCTCCCAAGGACTAGTGCATCTGCACCGGTTGTGGTCAAGTCAGCCAACGTCAAACTTATCAGTCGAAAGCaagcagcacttgagcacaGAAGCTGGGCTTGTGCTGTGAAGAGTGGCTGATCAGCCTTTTGTGCTGTCGTCATTCCTATCAATCCTCTTTCTCCTCATCTCTCTAACCCCCGCTACATGTCATCATTCTTTATCTTTGGACCGAGGACAAGTGCATCGATCTTTGAAGAACGCCCAGACGGCCGCGTCGCTTTCCATCTCGATCTTGCAGGGTCCTTTGTCCTGCTGTCCAATCATCGTTATCAATAAAGGACAATCTTGCTGCCGATAGAGCTCTTCATCGGACTGAAGCTGGCGAACTTCAATTCACCAACCCTGGGAGCCCCGACCAAAGACCAGGATCCACAGGATTGCGACTTTGAGGCGGAAGCAGTGGCACCCACCCACTCAAAAGCAGCTTGAAAGGGACGAAAGGGTGATTGATACAGTGCTCTATTCACGCATCGTAAGGACAATTCCACATCGGATCACCACGCGGCGCAATCTGATGTAGAAATAGAAAGGGGTCTATGAGTCAATTCGCACATTGACACAGAGATAACTGCgcaattgatgaagaggaattGAGCCAGCACACCAAGAGAAACCCGAATATACACACAGTAGCACATCGGGTGTCAACGATACCCTGGTAAGTCAGCCTCATGCTCTCCCAGGTTCGCTTTGACCTCTACACTTTCCCCAGTAGAGTTTGCCTACATACAAGAGTTCTCGGTGGTTCATTGCCGAGCTAGAGGCATTTGAGCGGCAGTTGCCTTGGATGCGGTACCCAAGTTCTACGAGCTGGGTCTGTCACGGATGTATCTGGACATTGAGCGGCGTACTCTGTACCTCGAAGTGAATACGACCGGAAAGACACTTGCACATTGCGTTGTACCTTTTGCCTGCGGAATGCTCCTTGCCTTGCATTGTACCCTTGATAGCTTTTGCCTGTTCGAGCATTTACTTACATCACCTTTGTCTAGTAAGAAGCAACCAGTGCGTGccctttggcagccagtgAGCATCTCGAAGCTGGTACTTTATTTATAAGGACGGCACAAACGTCGACGGACTGTGAAGCTGTGCCGTTTGCCGCAGTTGGTCAATCGGGCTTTGTTTGGCTTGCGGCAGCTCGAGGACCCGTtcgttgttgctgctcgTGCATTTTTTTAATTGCAGGCCCGTGTCAATTGGACACTGTTGAAGAGACTGCAAATTGACCGGAGACGTCACGATTCAAagatctggtctggtcgtgTCAGGTTGAAAGGCTTCCGGAGCTACTCTGAACTCACCAGGGCGCCATCGTTGAAAGGAGGGGCAAGTGCATGCCGAGCTGAGCTGGTTGGCTGGACCAGGCCGTTCTCCTCAATTGGAttgcaacatttgaagccagCTCCCACTTCTAGCTCCGGTTTTCCATCACTTCCGTTGccgcatccgcatccgaTCCAGCTCGATTCCCACCCTCCAAGACATCAATCAGACCCAAGACCAACCCACTCACTCGCTGCCCGCTCGCTTGCGCAATTGACGagaagctgagctgagcttgGCTGGACTCGattggactggactggacaaggcttggccatttccaaagtTTACGTACTGTCCCCTCCGCACTTTGGCACAATACTGTCCAACAAGCAAGAAGTACACGGTTCTGGTCTGGCACTTCCCGTAGCTCTTGCCCCCCACTCTCTTTTGCTCCGCAtcttccatccaaccatcGACAACTCTTACGTCCACCAGTTTGGAGACCTGGTCACTTGCTCCTGCGACGGACCCAAACACCCACCTTGCGGCGCGATCCCCTTGCAACTCTTGCGTAGCCGACTTCCACCCTGCCTGCCTGTCGCCTGTCTCCTTGGCCAATTCGACTCTATCTCCTCCGATCTGCCTCGCCACGTGCGAAGCACCACCTGCCCTATGCCTTCTCTAGGTTTCCtcaagaaaaagaagacgCGGGATAGCAACCCCGACCCCTCTACATCCAACCCCACCAGTCCTGTTGCTGCGACATCTCCTTCCAAGACATTCGATTCCTCGACACAGCAGCAGCGAACCTCTGGCTCACAAGGAAAGACTGCCTCTGGGTCAGCTACAGCTtcaggtcaaggtcaaggctcAGCATCTGCCGCTGCGCCTGCctctcagcagcaacagatGAATCCTGTAAACGCTCATGGCGGCACCTTCGTCTCGCCAATGCCGCTGCAAACGAGCCAAGTCGACTCTCAGAACCTTCCTAGCATCACCAATCTTATTCACCAGCCTCAGAATGGTGCCTCTACAACAAACAATTACTCCTCAGCCTTCAATCCAGCTGCCCTAGGTGCTCAGATCAGCCATCCTCCAAGTGCTAGCCCCGGAACCGACCCTGCCCGTatgcaacaacaacagcaacaagcttACCCACAACCTGCAATGCAGTCTCAGCAACAGCCTGGGCAGTTGCAAgatcaacagcagcagcaacagcagccgccGCAATATCAGCAACAGCCGGtacagcaacaacagcaacatgAGCAGCGcatccaccaccagcaccaaggaAGCGTTACTCGCGTCACAAAGGGCAAGTATTCGTTGGGCGACTTTGACATACTGAGGACGCTCGGAACTGGTAGCTTCGGACGAGTCCATCTGGTCCAATCGAAGCACAACCAACGATTCTACGCTATCAAAGTGCTCAAGAAGGCACAAGTCGTCAAGATGAAGCAAGTTGAGCACACCAATGACGAACGACGAATGCTGAGTGATGTCAAACATCCATTTCTTATTACCCTTTGGGGTACGTTTCAAGATTGGAAGAATTTGTACATGGTCATGGATTTTGTTGAAGGTGGAGAGCTATTCTCGCTGCTGAGGAAGTCTGGCGTAAGTACGAAAGCTTGCTGATGGAGGTAGCCTCATACTGACGGATCAATAGCGTTTCCCTAACCCTGTTGCCAAATTCTATGCTGCCGAAGCAACACTGGCCCTTGAATACCTACACTCGAAAAACATTATATACCGAGATTTAAAGCCCGAAAACTTGCTGCTGGATCGGCACGGGCACCTCAAAATCACTGATTTTGGATTTGCTAAACGAGTTCCGGACAAAACTTGGACTTTGTGCGGCACACCTGATTATCTCGCGCCAGAGGTAGTCTCTAACAAGGGCTACAACAAGAGTGTGGATTGGTAAGTTCGAAGCCATAGCTGCCACAAGATGATGTCATATAGTGGGTGGTAGCTAACGTAAATCATTGATTGGGTTAGGTGGTCATTGGGCATTCTAATCTACGAAATGCTGTGTGGCTACACACCGTTTTGGGACAGCGGCTCACCAATGCGCATATACGAAAATATTCTCAAGGGCAAAGTCAAGTACCCGGCGTACATCAACGCGGACGCACAAAATCTGCTGGAAAGATTAATCACGGCAGACCTCACCAAGAGATTGGGAAATTTGTACGGCGGCTCACAAGACGTAAAGAGCCACCCGTGGTTTGCCGAGGTGACGTGGGATAGATTGGCTCGCAAAGACATCGATGCTCCATATACACCACCAGTTAAGGCCGGTACCGGCGACGCCAGTCAGTTCGATAGATACCCAGAAGATCCTGAGAAGTATGGTGGCGCAGGGGGAACAGATGAGTACGCACCCttaccaagtttgcttgtgaGGATATTTGAAGCTAATTACTCTTTTAGATACGGAAGCATGTTTACTGATTTCTAAATCGGAATGACCATGCGCCATGGTGCGACAGAAGTTTACTTATTCTGGATGTGTACAAACCGACGCGCGGCATTGGGACGATATATATGATATTGGAGACTTGTCTCGAACGAAGACTGTTAGGGAGCAACTGATTATCAGTGTGGGGAGTTGGACTGGAACCTTGGACAAACGAATATATTTTTATACGGGATTCAAAACACAAAAACTGAACAGCTGAACAGGCCACCTTTTGTTAGTCTTTGGTTGGTAGCAATGACTCGAGGCATGTGTATGAATTACTTCAACATGATATGTTTAAAGATTGGCAGCACATGTGACATGCAACCTGGCTCTGGATTGTGAATTAAGCCTTTTGCCCACAAGTCGGAGCAGACGAATCTGGATGTCTCAAACTAGAACAAAGAAGAGCATTGGTGAAGCGATGACTTGTTTGACTTATATCACGGAGGATGCAGGGGTAGCTCCGACGTAGGGCTCCTCGAGtcaagtctcaagctggtTGATTAAAGTCACGAGGCTGGGGTGGTGCTGTGCGTCTTAGTGACAGGGGACTCGGGGGCAATCTTGCCGACCCATTGCAGATTTCCGCAAACCTCATCTTAAATTTTTGGCCAAATCAATTTATTTTCGACCTTGATGTGAGCGcagtttttttttccctttccgCAGATTGTGTCAATGATTTGCGTTTGATTTCCCCAAAACCATCCAAGCGTCAGACCTTGTACTTTTTTGTTTCAATCCCCTCTACTCTGTACGCAGAGCCAAGAGCCGCTTGGCGACCGGGAATTTAAGGTTAAAGGCGGGGGCGTAGTTCTTCGCCTGCCACAGCCGAGCATTGAAGATGGACGACTACATGTTTCGGTTTTATGTGGATGAGTGCAGGGCTGTTGAGGAGGCGACGAGTTATGTGGAAATATTCAATTATTCGGTGAGTCGGGAGAATTTTCGGCCATTGGGCGAATTGAGGCTTTGGATGAGGTAGACAATGAATTAGGGGAAAACTGACATCTTGTAGGATCCCTTTTACAACTCCTGTGAGGAGCATGCGCTTACggatgatgagtttggcaaTTTCTTGCGTCGACGGGTTagtttgttgatgatggattggATTTGTGGTGATGAAAGACTGACGGGAGTAGGGTGCGTTTGCTCCGCCAGACAACTTGCGCGAGGGGACGAAGTTGCTGAGTGGGATTCGGTTGATGTGAgttgctcttctcctgctAGTTGCGACGGGATCGCATCGAGTCGTTGAGTGTTCCTGGACTAACAGCAGTAGAGTGCaaaagaatgccaaggacaaggataCGTTTATGCCCAAGGTTATTTCTCTACCAAAGGACTCGTATGCAGCTATGGTTCGGGAAATGAAGCTGCCGTTTAGAGGGATCGAAACGACATCTGTAGTAGGGCCATTTTTCTGGTCCTCCTTTGAccaagacgatgatgatcCTCACCTACGTACGTCCTTTGCACCGGGTACAACAAACCCAGCCAGACTAACAAAGCTCAGAAATCATCCACCGTAAATCAGACGTACGCAAAAAAGGCAAAACCCGCGGCTGGGAAATGATGCTCTCGCACTCTTTCAAAACAAACATCACAACAGGATATCTCAAAGGCACGCCCTCGTCAGACATCGTCTCCGCACTACAGCACCTCCGTGCTTGTTCCGGACAAATCGGCCATCCTATGCTCTTAcccgtcatcatcctctcGTACGACTTGTCGCCCGCGAATGATCAGAAGCAGAGGGACGCGCGAGACTGGCTGCGTCGTCTGGAGAACGCAGTGTCATTGAGGAATGAAGTCGAAGAGCACGAGCAGTATTTCCAGGATGGACTGCTGGAAGTAGATGGCTTGAATCGCGATCTGGTCGAGTGCCATGGCCACGTTATGTGGAAAAGACCGCAGGCGTATCTAGCActggcggaggagatggagaaggcCATGGAGCGATATCGTGAGCAGTCGGCGGTTTTTCAAACCAGGAAGCTTTCTATGAATGGTGTTCATGAGGTGGTAGCGGATGCGGAGAAACAGCATTTCAAGGAGGTGGACAAGTTGCATAGAAGCATGTCCGCACGACTGGAGTTTTATAAAGCTAAGCTGAAGGGTCTGGAGAATTACATCCACACCACCCTGGAGAGGTTGAAGGTGCAGCGGGAAGCTGTACGTTCTCACAAACACCCTATCTTCACCCAAGGTTGCTGACAAACATAGTTATACAACATCATGTCCCAGCGCGAAGCGAGACTCAACCTCGAAATCGCCGGAGAACAGCGCCGCATCGCCCACGCCAGTAAACGCGACAGCACGGCCATGAAGACCATTTCCCTCATGGGCACGCTCTTCCTGCCAGGGACGTATCTCGCGTCCGTGTTCAGCATGACATTTTTCAACTTCCAAGAGAGTACGCTTCATCGGCCCAACGTAATACACCTCCGCTAACTCTTCTAGCTGCGAAACCCGTCTCCGTCGATTTATGGATCTATTTTGCCGTCACTGTGCCCATCACGGCTGCCATTGTAGGTATATGGGTGTGGTTCGATCGCCGGCGCGAGGCGCAGTATGcgaaagatgatgaggatcTGGAGCAGAATatcgacaagatggagaaggatATCATGTTCCATCTGAgaaagaggacgatgagTAAGGCTCATACTTGGAATTCACTTAGTTCGCCGCCTCGACCTTGATTTTGGTGGACGCCGCAAATGGTGGGCTTGGATGCAGTTTAATGGTGAGAGAGTGTCAGGATGTAGGAACTGGAGCGGATGATTAAATTCTTGTATATAGGCCATGCCGTATGATTCACGACTTACGACACATACAGGACTGTCTTTACTAGATTGGATACGGAATATGAAATTTGCCATGGTTGGCTACAGGAAAAGTGTTGTATAAGATATGGGTAGTATTATCGT
The genomic region above belongs to Pochonia chlamydosporia 170 chromosome 2, whole genome shotgun sequence and contains:
- a CDS encoding coiled-coil domain-containing protein 55 (similar to Metarhizium acridum CQMa 102 XP_007814986.1), giving the protein MSKPLAFGLNLSKKPGATKPKSAPFKKKSAFGDDNDSDNEGPSTGEKLEQIGGDLDDFTTAAHGADSRKASKQKSGTSTQPPKLKPKTQPNVMFGDLSTSLASRKNAEAATELDSSVYEYDSVYDSLKPKKEDVKEDVERKPKYMKSLLQAAEVRKRDALIAEEKKIAREREAEGDEFADKEKFVTEAYKKQQEENRRLEEEEKRREEAEAKKNEGGGMSAFYRKLLDKDEARHTEIVKAAAEKAKEGPVVEQDESVENDKEKAEADLVREMNEQGASVAVNEDGQVVDKRQLLRGGLNVGAKKKEEARKEAERPREPERRPMNGAQFGRKQAMRERQTRMMEEQLEQSLKRSREAEESQRQEVERASKSQKTEGEISSAKERYLARKRAAEEAKKQAGGE
- a CDS encoding lectin family integral membrane protein (similar to Metarhizium acridum CQMa 102 XP_007814984.1) — encoded protein: MRLSSVPAALLAALAGTAQAEHDASDLKSISLRTHSIQQPYLDSDMQSRWFDFGGDTIVRTDSYIRLTSDLPSQSGWLFSRVPLTATNWEVEVEFQISGKNQLYGDGLAMWITKQRGQQGSVFGAADRFEGLGIFVDTYKNNRPGVVFPYVMAMYGDGHRSYNKNDDGKETELAGCSARGIRHASVPTKMRLTYIQDKQLKLDLQYKEEDEWTSCFEVDNPPQIPNIAYLGFSAETGELSDNHDIISVSTKNLYNSPGSTTNRAGASKGQKVKSHVVKEGGSWTWFFTKIILFFFAVGGAYVGYTAYRTKSKSHRF
- a CDS encoding cAMP-dependent protein kinase type 2 (similar to Aspergillus terreus NIH2624 XP_001208522.1), with the translated sequence MPSLGFLKKKKTRDSNPDPSTSNPTSPVAATSPSKTFDSSTQQQRTSGSQGKTASGSATASGQGQGSASAAAPASQQQQMNPVNAHGGTFVSPMPLQTSQVDSQNLPSITNLIHQPQNGASTTNNYSSAFNPAALGAQISHPPSASPGTDPARMQQQQQQAYPQPAMQSQQQPGQLQDQQQQQQQPPQYQQQPVQQQQQHEQRIHHQHQGSVTRVTKGKYSLGDFDILRTLGTGSFGRVHLVQSKHNQRFYAIKVLKKAQVVKMKQVEHTNDERRMLSDVKHPFLITLWGTFQDWKNLYMVMDFVEGGELFSLLRKSGRFPNPVAKFYAAEATLALEYLHSKNIIYRDLKPENLLLDRHGHLKITDFGFAKRVPDKTWTLCGTPDYLAPEVVSNKGYNKSVDWWSLGILIYEMLCGYTPFWDSGSPMRIYENILKGKVKYPAYINADAQNLLERLITADLTKRLGNLYGGSQDVKSHPWFAEVTWDRLARKDIDAPYTPPVKAGTGDASQFDRYPEDPEKYGGAGGTDEYGSMFTDF
- a CDS encoding Magnesium transport protein CorA, transmembrane region (similar to Glarea lozoyensis ATCC 20868 XP_008076968.1), translating into MDDYMFRFYVDECRAVEEATSYVEIFNYSDPFYNSCEEHALTDDEFGNFLRRRGAFAPPDNLREGTKLLSGIRLIVQKNAKDKDTFMPKVISLPKDSYAAMVREMKLPFRGIETTSVVGPFFWSSFDQDDDDPHLQIIHRKSDVRKKGKTRGWEMMLSHSFKTNITTGYLKGTPSSDIVSALQHLRACSGQIGHPMLLPVIILSYDLSPANDQKQRDARDWLRRLENAVSLRNEVEEHEQYFQDGLLEVDGLNRDLVECHGHVMWKRPQAYLALAEEMEKAMERYREQSAVFQTRKLSMNGVHEVVADAEKQHFKEVDKLHRSMSARLEFYKAKLKGLENYIHTTLERLKVQREALYNIMSQREARLNLEIAGEQRRIAHASKRDSTAMKTISLMGTLFLPGTYLASVFSMTFFNFQETAKPVSVDLWIYFAVTVPITAAIVGIWVWFDRRREAQYAKDDEDLEQNIDKMEKDIMFHLRKRTMSKAHTWNSLSSPPRP